Proteins co-encoded in one Metabacillus sp. KUDC1714 genomic window:
- a CDS encoding MFS transporter: MRKTHPAFVIFLFFLGWVFMYADRNILSPVMGSIGEEWGLDNAQLGLMSTVFFAAYAFMQIPTGFLADKFGRVKVLVVGYLLFGIATYMSGLAASFGLFLLMRAMTGLGEGTYYGSQYGISSSITPKKYRGLVSALINSGMAFGISLGFISSSYFTYTLNKGWQFPFYVFAVPTIIVAILIGIFVQDNRDKEPKQGKEIQEKGSIKQLFTKNHILVYILIFCSLYGFFGMLTWLPYYLQTARGVEASQTGVIASLVPWASIPGAIIFGFLSDKIKSKKPLIIVLAFAGALCQFAIPYIENYSLLLVGLCLYGLLGKLALDPVLISYMADITPSSMYSRVYGFFNFSGMLSSIFAPYITGYFADQTGSLEFGFYLSGGLLIIGAIMFIFTDNKVKATTNFKTNVIKSNLVTEEKIG; this comes from the coding sequence ATGAGAAAAACACATCCGGCTTTTGTCATTTTTCTGTTCTTTTTAGGTTGGGTCTTTATGTATGCAGATCGCAATATACTATCTCCAGTTATGGGGAGCATTGGTGAAGAGTGGGGGTTAGACAATGCTCAGCTAGGTTTAATGTCAACAGTGTTTTTCGCTGCTTATGCTTTTATGCAGATACCAACTGGGTTTTTAGCAGATAAGTTTGGAAGAGTAAAAGTTTTAGTTGTTGGATATCTTTTATTTGGAATTGCAACATATATGAGTGGATTAGCTGCAAGCTTTGGTCTTTTCTTATTGATGCGAGCAATGACTGGTCTTGGTGAAGGTACATATTATGGTTCACAATATGGAATTTCTTCGAGCATCACTCCTAAAAAATATAGAGGGCTAGTCTCGGCTCTTATTAATAGTGGAATGGCGTTCGGTATTTCTCTTGGTTTTATCTCATCTAGTTATTTTACTTACACATTAAATAAAGGATGGCAATTTCCATTTTACGTTTTTGCAGTACCAACTATCATTGTCGCGATTTTAATTGGAATCTTTGTCCAAGATAATCGGGATAAAGAGCCGAAACAAGGAAAGGAAATACAGGAAAAAGGCAGCATCAAACAGCTATTTACCAAGAATCATATTTTAGTTTACATATTAATCTTTTGTTCATTATATGGATTTTTTGGAATGCTGACATGGCTTCCTTACTACTTGCAAACGGCGCGTGGAGTTGAAGCTTCGCAAACTGGAGTCATTGCATCATTAGTACCATGGGCATCCATACCAGGAGCAATTATCTTTGGGTTCTTGTCAGACAAAATAAAAAGCAAAAAGCCACTAATTATCGTATTAGCATTTGCTGGAGCGTTGTGTCAATTTGCCATTCCATATATAGAAAACTATTCTTTACTTCTTGTAGGATTATGCCTTTATGGATTACTGGGGAAATTAGCACTTGATCCAGTATTAATATCATATATGGCTGATATTACACCATCTTCAATGTATTCAAGAGTATATGGGTTTTTTAACTTTAGTGGTATGCTTTCTTCCATTTTTGCACCGTATATTACAGGATATTTTGCTGATCAAACTGGAAGTCTAGAATTCGGTTTTTACCTTTCTGGAGGACTTTTGATCATTGGGGCAATTATGTTTATCTTTACTGACAATAAAGTAAAGGCAACAACCAATTTTAAAACAAACGTAATAAAAAGTAACTTAGTTACGGAGGAGAAAATAGGATGA